One window of the Streptomyces asoensis genome contains the following:
- a CDS encoding SDR family NAD(P)-dependent oxidoreductase, with translation MATAAPSAASRIAVVTGASSGIGAATARQLAAAGYRVVLTARRKDRIEALAEEIARSGGSATAYPLDVTDRAAVDEFAGAFKTIGVLVNNAGGALGADPVATGDPADWRTMYETNVLGTLNVTQALLPKLVASGDGTVVVVSSTAGHGTYEGGGGYVAAKHGTHVLAETLRLEIVGLPVRVIEIAPGMVRTDEFALTRFGGDTDKAAKVYEGVAEPLTASDVAETIAWAVTRPSHVNVDLLVLRPRAQASNTKVHREL, from the coding sequence ATGGCCACCGCCGCACCGTCCGCCGCCTCCCGCATCGCCGTCGTCACCGGTGCGAGCAGCGGAATCGGCGCCGCCACCGCCCGGCAGCTCGCCGCGGCCGGCTACCGGGTCGTCCTGACCGCCCGCCGCAAGGACCGCATCGAGGCGCTGGCCGAGGAGATCGCCCGGTCGGGCGGCTCCGCGACGGCCTACCCGCTGGACGTCACGGACCGCGCCGCGGTCGACGAGTTCGCCGGCGCCTTCAAGACGATCGGCGTCCTCGTCAACAACGCGGGCGGCGCGCTCGGCGCCGACCCCGTCGCCACCGGCGACCCGGCCGACTGGCGCACGATGTACGAGACGAACGTCCTCGGCACCCTCAACGTCACCCAGGCCCTGCTCCCCAAGCTGGTGGCGAGCGGCGACGGAACGGTCGTGGTGGTGTCCTCGACCGCCGGTCACGGGACGTACGAGGGCGGCGGCGGCTATGTCGCCGCGAAGCACGGCACCCACGTCCTCGCCGAGACCCTCCGCCTGGAGATCGTCGGCCTGCCGGTCCGCGTCATCGAGATCGCCCCCGGCATGGTCAGGACCGACGAGTTCGCCCTCACCCGCTTCGGCGGCGACACGGACAAGGCCGCCAAGGTCTACGAGGGCGTCGCCGAACCCCTCACCGCCTCCGACGTGGCCGAGACGATCGCCTGGGCGGTCACCCGCCCCAGCCACGTCAACGTCGACCTCCTCGTCCTGCGCCCCCGCGCCCAGGCGTCCAACACGAAGGTCCACCGGGAGCTGTGA
- a CDS encoding YnfA family protein, with product MFVLRSAALFVVAALFEIGGAWLVWQGVREHRGWLWATGGVLALGAYGFVATFQPDAHFGRILAAYGGIFVAGSLLWGAVADGYRPDRWDVTGALVCLAGMAVIMWAPRNGG from the coding sequence ATGTTCGTCCTCCGGTCGGCCGCCCTGTTCGTCGTCGCCGCGCTCTTCGAGATCGGCGGCGCGTGGCTGGTCTGGCAGGGCGTACGCGAGCACCGGGGCTGGCTGTGGGCGACCGGCGGTGTCCTCGCGCTCGGCGCGTACGGCTTCGTCGCCACCTTCCAGCCCGACGCCCACTTCGGCCGCATCCTCGCCGCGTACGGCGGCATCTTCGTGGCCGGCTCCCTGCTCTGGGGCGCGGTCGCCGACGGCTACCGCCCCGACCGCTGGGACGTGACCGGCGCCCTGGTCTGTCTCGCCGGGATGGCCGTGATCATGTGGGCCCCCAGGAACGGCGGCTGA
- a CDS encoding GNAT family N-acetyltransferase: MDRHIPFETLHNFRDLGGYPTSSGHRVRAGRLFRADSLGKLRPDTPDWDRFLALGVRTVIDLRHPWEIDARGRVPEDDSFTYRNLSIEHRPYDQAALTPDVDPGPYLSARFMEVAEDGTKEIAAALELVADAQEGLVFHCASGKDRTGQLAALVLSLLGVPDEVIIEDFSLTELATPALLADWRARNDGRSPAWPSFGRAPESVMRLFLEALRARYGSVEAYVTEALGMDAETLSATLRARLLEPAPTTWPELTHRRAEPLDAPLLVRLRDTAALWQLARGIEQWQPGEKTEAHFVDRMREGEVWLTYADGAVAGAFELWWDDPAAWGPRPPEAGYIHRLMTTPHTAPPGTGRRMLAQAESRITASGRPYARLDCLSTNPRLRAYYESAGYTVVGEQRAKEGGTGSPYAVTLLEKRLG, from the coding sequence GTGGACAGACACATACCGTTCGAGACGCTGCACAACTTCCGTGACCTGGGCGGATACCCGACCAGTAGCGGCCATCGGGTCCGCGCGGGCCGGCTGTTCCGCGCGGACTCGCTCGGCAAGCTGAGACCGGACACCCCGGACTGGGACCGCTTCCTCGCCCTCGGCGTCCGCACGGTGATCGACCTGCGCCACCCCTGGGAGATCGACGCGAGGGGCCGGGTCCCGGAGGACGACTCCTTCACCTACCGCAACCTCAGCATCGAGCACCGCCCCTACGACCAGGCCGCGTTGACCCCGGACGTGGACCCGGGCCCGTACCTCTCCGCCCGCTTCATGGAGGTGGCGGAGGACGGCACGAAGGAGATCGCGGCGGCCCTGGAGCTGGTGGCCGACGCGCAGGAGGGGCTGGTCTTCCACTGTGCCTCGGGCAAGGACCGCACCGGGCAGCTGGCGGCCCTGGTCCTGAGCCTGCTGGGCGTCCCGGACGAGGTGATCATCGAGGACTTCTCCCTGACGGAACTGGCGACCCCGGCCCTGCTCGCCGACTGGCGCGCGAGGAACGACGGCCGCTCCCCGGCGTGGCCGTCCTTCGGGCGGGCTCCCGAGTCGGTGATGCGTCTGTTCCTGGAGGCGCTGCGGGCCCGGTACGGCTCGGTGGAGGCGTATGTGACGGAGGCTCTCGGCATGGACGCGGAGACCTTGTCGGCGACCCTCCGCGCCCGCCTCCTGGAACCGGCCCCCACCACCTGGCCGGAGTTGACCCACCGCAGGGCGGAGCCGCTCGACGCCCCTCTCCTGGTCCGTCTGCGCGACACGGCGGCCCTGTGGCAACTGGCCCGGGGCATCGAGCAGTGGCAGCCCGGCGAGAAGACCGAGGCCCACTTCGTCGACCGCATGCGCGAGGGCGAGGTCTGGCTGACGTACGCGGACGGCGCGGTCGCGGGCGCCTTCGAGCTCTGGTGGGACGATCCGGCCGCCTGGGGCCCCCGCCCGCCCGAGGCCGGCTACATCCACCGCCTGATGACGACCCCGCACACCGCCCCACCGGGTACGGGCCGCAGGATGCTCGCCCAGGCCGAGTCCCGCATCACCGCGTCCGGCCGCCCCTACGCCCGCCTCGACTGCCTCTCCACCAACCCCCGCCTGCGCGCGTACTACGAGTCCGCGGGCTACACGGTCGTCGGCGAACAGCGCGCCAAGGAGGGCGGAACGGGCAGCCCGTACGCGGTGACCCTGCTGGAGAAGCGGCTCGGCTGA